From Paenibacillus sp. V4I7, one genomic window encodes:
- the argH gene encoding argininosuccinate lyase — MVNRESIMEVEGKAFPGKTYTEAVLEPAYNEAKQHLLDAMMAINKAHLIMLKEQQLISHYEASQIAKAIVHLNLDLLRHSNYTGEFEDLFFQVESQLQQHAGDVAGNLHLAKSRNDMGVTIYRMVLREKLLVTMQSGLQLRKQLLQFAEEHIHTLMIGYTHTQQAQPTTMAHYIMAVVDSLTRDIRRMTAAYNNCNRSSMGAAALTTSGFPINRNRVKELLAFDELVENSYDAIGGADYLGEVATSIKLAAINLGRVVQDLLLWCTQEFAAIKVASPYVQISSIMPQKRNPVSLEHMRALLSSCVGNADSVLAMMHNTPFGDIVDTEDDMQPYAWKSLELMDKIYRLLTVVVGTMDVNKEVLRKRTESSFATVTELADTLVRTDKLSFRTSHHIVSSVVKRAMSEGLAANEVTWELVNEAAREIIGRNLMMDIDTLAQALDPENFIQIRSLPGGPSPQEMIRMIQIRCKEQLALDQWLTKSDHKSRTALQTLDEVMREWGNP, encoded by the coding sequence ATGGTAAATCGTGAGTCTATTATGGAAGTTGAAGGTAAAGCATTTCCTGGTAAAACATATACAGAAGCTGTTCTAGAACCTGCTTACAATGAAGCCAAACAGCATTTATTGGATGCCATGATGGCCATCAATAAGGCACATTTGATCATGTTGAAGGAGCAGCAATTGATTTCACACTATGAGGCTAGCCAGATTGCGAAAGCCATTGTACATCTTAACCTTGATCTTCTCCGTCACTCTAACTATACGGGTGAGTTTGAGGATTTATTCTTTCAGGTGGAGAGCCAGCTGCAGCAGCATGCAGGTGATGTTGCGGGGAATTTGCATCTAGCGAAGAGCCGTAACGATATGGGTGTCACTATTTATCGTATGGTACTTAGGGAGAAGCTTCTGGTCACGATGCAATCCGGTTTACAGTTACGTAAGCAGCTTCTGCAATTCGCAGAGGAGCATATTCATACGTTGATGATTGGCTACACACATACCCAGCAGGCGCAGCCAACGACCATGGCTCACTACATTATGGCTGTTGTTGACTCGCTTACAAGAGACATCCGCCGGATGACGGCCGCTTACAATAATTGTAACCGCAGCAGTATGGGAGCTGCTGCGCTTACAACGTCGGGTTTTCCTATCAATCGGAACCGAGTGAAAGAGCTTCTAGCCTTCGACGAGCTTGTAGAGAATTCCTATGATGCGATTGGTGGAGCGGATTATTTGGGAGAGGTTGCTACTTCCATTAAACTTGCAGCCATCAACCTAGGGCGAGTCGTTCAAGATTTATTGCTCTGGTGTACACAAGAGTTCGCCGCTATCAAGGTAGCCAGTCCTTATGTACAGATCAGTTCCATCATGCCGCAAAAGAGAAACCCTGTTTCTCTAGAACACATGCGCGCCCTTCTTTCTAGCTGCGTAGGCAACGCGGATTCCGTGCTTGCGATGATGCATAATACGCCTTTCGGCGATATTGTAGATACCGAAGACGATATGCAGCCTTACGCATGGAAATCTCTTGAACTCATGGACAAGATCTATCGACTACTTACCGTCGTAGTGGGGACGATGGATGTTAATAAAGAGGTACTTCGTAAACGGACAGAAAGCAGCTTCGCTACCGTTACCGAACTGGCGGATACGTTGGTAAGAACGGACAAACTCTCCTTCCGAACTTCTCACCATATTGTTAGTTCAGTCGTAAAGAGAGCGATGTCGGAAGGGTTAGCTGCGAATGAAGTAACATGGGAACTCGTCAATGAAGCAGCTCGCGAGATCATCGGTCGTAATTTGATGATGGATATAGACACCTTGGCACAAGCCTTAGACCCTGAGAACTTTATTCAAATTCGCTCCTTGCCAGGAGGACCAAGCCCCCAAGAGATGATTAGAATGATTCAGATACGTTGTAAGGAACAACTAGCTCTGGATCAATGGTTAACAAAATCGGATCATAAAAGCCGAACCGCGCTGCAGACTTTGGATGAAGTCATGAGGGAGTGGGGGAACCCGTAA
- a CDS encoding creatininase family protein: MDIREVHGRDLQTVLEEVRFAVVPLGSIEYHGPHSPLGTDVILANGFAERLHPGLKPLIYPVIPYTACPGKTRHYPGTISVSPSIITDYLYEIVNGICQLGIRNVLLLNAHDGNMGVSRTVAEAITATYKDASVLLVNWWQMVITQSAEEAGIFIGTTGRGHGGPYEMSVVKAFRPDLVHVIDSDVDLSANHSLSNLPYVLVEGSPAGWNGYTGHVQQTSLEAGEWIIAEAVTNLHQLLENWLKKPEMKNGGDQLDGKS; this comes from the coding sequence ATGGATATTAGGGAAGTACATGGTCGTGATCTACAAACTGTATTAGAAGAAGTCCGTTTTGCAGTGGTGCCGCTAGGATCAATCGAGTATCACGGGCCGCATTCACCACTCGGTACGGATGTCATTCTTGCGAATGGTTTCGCTGAGCGTCTCCATCCTGGATTGAAGCCGCTCATTTATCCCGTCATCCCGTATACGGCTTGTCCTGGAAAAACCCGTCATTATCCAGGAACAATCTCCGTAAGTCCGTCTATCATCACCGATTATTTATATGAAATTGTTAACGGGATCTGTCAGTTGGGCATCCGAAATGTGCTGTTGTTAAACGCGCATGATGGGAATATGGGTGTTTCCAGAACAGTAGCTGAAGCCATTACAGCAACCTATAAGGACGCTAGTGTTCTATTAGTGAACTGGTGGCAAATGGTAATAACACAAAGTGCCGAAGAAGCAGGAATCTTTATAGGAACAACTGGCAGAGGCCATGGAGGCCCCTATGAAATGTCGGTGGTCAAAGCATTTCGACCAGATTTGGTTCATGTAATTGACAGTGATGTAGACCTATCAGCCAATCATTCACTTTCGAATCTGCCTTATGTATTGGTGGAAGGCAGTCCAGCAGGATGGAATGGCTACACGGGGCATGTCCAACAGACGTCTTTAGAAGCAGGAGAATGGATTATTGCGGAAGCAGTCACCAACTTACATCAATTACTTGAAAACTGGTTAAAGAAACCAGAAATGAAAAACGGAGGTGACCAATTGGATGGTAAATCGTGA